A genome region from Triticum aestivum cultivar Chinese Spring chromosome 2B, IWGSC CS RefSeq v2.1, whole genome shotgun sequence includes the following:
- the LOC123044384 gene encoding GDSL esterase/lipase At4g10955 — translation MADMGARDNLPCSTSWRELTHTSWRDDDYRRMVMASLIEAVYLLELERQERRDAAEVAQQWWKPFSYRLAHELVDERDGSVFGAIFEWEDRHLLDRRGEEERPTGAPSAVIAFRGTLLRAPTIRRDVEDELRLLACNSLRGSARLHGALQALRATIDRFGSENVCLCGHSLGAGFARQVGRMLMASRQQQQPQPPQQQQNPAAALEFHLFNAPYLSLPTGVRRVVRTADCLLKTVRTGVAAVGRWHGKALKNVAYANCVLGYTRLDSDGRRLFE, via the exons ATGGCGGACATGGGGGCGCGTGACAACTTGCCCTGCTCCACTTCCTGGAGAGAGCTCACACACACCAGCTg GAGGGACGACGATTACAGGAGGATGGTGATGGCGAGCCTGATCGAGGCGGTGTACCTGCTGGAGCTGGAgaggcaggagcggcgggacgcgGCGGAGGTGGCGCAGCAGTGGTGGAAGCCCTTCAGCTACCGCCTCGCGCACGAGCTGGTGGACGAGCGCGACGGCTCCGTCTTCGGCGCCATCTTCGAGTGGGAGGACCGCCACCTGCTCGACcgccgcggggaggaggagaggccCACCGGCGCGCCCAGCGCGGTGATCGCCTTCCGGGGCACGCTGCTGCGCGCGCCGACCATCCGGCGGGACGTGGAGGACGAGCTCCGCCTGCTGGCGTGCAACAGCCTCCGCGGCTCCGCCAGGCTCCACGGCGCGCTGCAGGCGCTGAGGGCCACCATCGACAGGTTCGGGTCCGAGAACGTGTGCCTCTGCGGCCACTCCCTGGGCGCCGGCTTCGCGCGGCAGGTCGGCAGGATGCTCATGGCgtcgcggcagcagcagcagccgcagccgccgcagcagcagcagaACCCCGCCGCGGCGCTCGAGTTCCACCTCTTCAACGCGCCCTACCTGTCGCTGCCCACGGGCGTGCGGAGGGTGGTGAGGACGGCCGACTGCCTGCTCAAGACGGTCCGCACCGGGGTCGCCGCCGTCGGCAGGTGGCACGGCAAGGCGCTCAAGAACGTGGCCTACGCCAACTGCGTGCTCGGCTACACGCGCCTGGACAGCGACGGCAGGAGGTTGTTCGAGTGA